A region of Fimbriimonadaceae bacterium DNA encodes the following proteins:
- the ndhC gene encoding NAD(P)H-quinone oxidoreductase subunit 3, chloroplastic, whose translation MNGDFMPILILIGVAALLCTAMVTLSWVLGPKKVTPYKASPYECGVQPSGSARERFPIKFYLVAMLFILFDIEVVFLWSWLTTFKNPGMGSPQADLAYQTFSFWAVMIYMLLWIVGDAYVLRINAIDWDEATSLAPEKLGGPVAEATPEQAGWQPMPQPVPGGKG comes from the coding sequence ATGAACGGCGACTTTATGCCGATTCTTATCCTCATCGGCGTCGCCGCGCTGCTCTGTACGGCGATGGTCACGCTCAGTTGGGTTTTGGGCCCAAAGAAGGTGACACCGTACAAGGCTAGTCCCTACGAATGCGGCGTCCAGCCTTCGGGAAGCGCTCGCGAACGGTTTCCGATCAAGTTTTATCTCGTCGCCATGCTCTTTATCCTCTTCGACATCGAAGTGGTGTTTCTGTGGAGCTGGCTAACGACCTTCAAGAATCCCGGCATGGGTTCGCCACAGGCCGACCTGGCCTATCAGACATTCAGCTTTTGGGCAGTGATGATCTACATGCTGCTCTGGATCGTCGGCGACGCTTACGTCTTGCGGATCAACGCTATCGACTGGGACGAGGCAACTTCGCTCGCCCCCGAGAAGCTCGGCGGCCCGGTTGCCGAGGCGACTCCCGAACAAGCTGGCTGGCAACCGATGCCGCAGCCTGTTCCAGGAGGAAAGGGTTGA
- the lrp gene encoding Leucine-responsive regulatory protein, producing the protein MRVRLDELDLKILRILQEDGRVTNADLARMIGLSPPSALQRVRKLEELRLVKGYVALLSPERLGYGLTVFAQVSLALHQDKAIERFKREVGEIPQVIEAYNVSGEFDYLLKIVVEDMRAYETLIRERLSTIKGLSKIQSCFVLSAAKQTTKLPL; encoded by the coding sequence GTGCGGGTGCGTCTGGATGAACTGGATCTGAAGATTCTTAGGATTCTACAAGAGGACGGCAGAGTGACCAATGCTGACTTGGCCAGAATGATCGGCCTGTCCCCGCCCAGTGCGCTCCAACGGGTGCGTAAGCTCGAAGAGCTGCGTTTGGTGAAGGGTTACGTGGCCCTGTTAAGTCCAGAAAGGCTGGGCTACGGCCTAACCGTATTCGCCCAGGTTTCGCTTGCTCTCCACCAGGACAAGGCCATCGAGCGCTTCAAGCGGGAAGTCGGCGAGATTCCACAAGTGATTGAGGCCTACAACGTGAGCGGGGAATTCGACTACCTCCTAAAAATCGTAGTCGAAGATATGCGCGCCTACGAGACTCTCATTAGGGAAAGGCTCTCCACGATCAAGGGCCTCAGCAAGATTCAGAGCTGCTTCGTGCTTTCGGCGGCGAAGCAGACGACCAAACTCCCTCTGTAA
- the mntR gene encoding Transcriptional regulator MntR, which yields MPDNRFARTRQDHSRETAEDYAELIDSLIAEKGEARSVDLAERLGVSQVTVGKTIQRLIREGVVIQEPYRSIFLTEQGKRLADESRERHHLVLQFLLKLGVPEGVAEADAEGIEHHVSSSTLDAMRAFLAARKKA from the coding sequence ATGCCCGACAATCGCTTCGCTCGTACCCGACAAGACCACAGTCGCGAGACCGCCGAAGATTACGCGGAGCTCATCGATAGTCTCATTGCCGAGAAGGGTGAAGCGCGGTCGGTGGACTTGGCCGAACGCCTAGGGGTGAGCCAGGTGACCGTTGGCAAGACAATCCAGCGACTCATTCGCGAAGGAGTGGTCATCCAAGAGCCCTATCGGAGCATCTTCCTAACCGAGCAGGGCAAGCGCCTCGCCGACGAGTCGAGGGAACGGCATCATCTCGTGCTCCAGTTCTTGCTTAAGCTCGGCGTGCCCGAAGGTGTCGCCGAAGCAGACGCGGAAGGCATCGAGCACCACGTCAGCAGCTCGACCCTGGACGCGATGCGCGCGTTTCTTGCCGCAAGAAAGAAAGCCTAA
- the ecfG gene encoding ECF RNA polymerase sigma factor EcfG: MERQFENHSQFVYNYLRLRLGPDDAEDATVETFRRAHRGLSTFRWQSSERTWLMTIARNVANRTEEQKKKRREVQMPDTEFELDQAIGSTLADDSAVDKYFVRQALATLPDQQREAVWLRVALEFTDEETAAILRVPVGTVKSWVWRALVRLRNWAEVPPPDATQILGEAR; encoded by the coding sequence ATGGAAAGGCAATTCGAGAACCACTCGCAATTTGTCTACAACTACTTGCGCCTGCGACTCGGACCGGATGACGCCGAGGACGCTACCGTCGAGACCTTCCGCCGGGCCCACAGAGGCCTATCCACGTTCAGGTGGCAAAGCTCAGAACGAACGTGGCTCATGACGATCGCTCGAAATGTCGCCAATCGGACAGAAGAGCAGAAGAAGAAGCGACGAGAAGTGCAAATGCCGGACACAGAATTCGAACTGGATCAAGCCATAGGCTCAACTCTCGCCGACGACTCCGCCGTCGACAAGTACTTCGTCCGCCAGGCGCTGGCGACGTTGCCCGATCAGCAGCGAGAAGCCGTCTGGCTGCGTGTCGCCCTTGAGTTCACGGATGAAGAGACTGCCGCCATCCTTCGGGTGCCGGTCGGAACGGTCAAATCCTGGGTTTGGCGGGCCCTGGTGCGGCTGCGCAACTGGGCCGAAGTCCCTCCGCCGGACGCAACCCAGATACTGGGGGAAGCTCGATGA
- the ybeY gene encoding Endoribonuclease YbeY — MYNESHKRIPTLAIKQAMHSLLDYHNAPDGDVSVAIVGNEKIRELNRTYRELDEPTDVLTFTEKREFLHEPLGEIVISYDMARQQAAARGAATDHELICLTIHGGLHLLGFDDSTDNERDEMIRSMNDHLRRLEMETDENWSSLPHGGCA; from the coding sequence GTGTACAACGAATCGCACAAGCGGATTCCGACCTTGGCGATTAAACAGGCGATGCACTCCTTGCTCGACTACCACAACGCTCCTGATGGGGATGTTTCGGTGGCAATCGTGGGCAACGAAAAGATCCGGGAGCTCAATCGAACCTACCGGGAGCTCGACGAGCCCACCGACGTGTTAACTTTCACCGAGAAGCGAGAATTTCTCCACGAACCCCTCGGAGAAATCGTCATATCCTATGATATGGCTCGACAGCAGGCTGCGGCGCGGGGCGCCGCCACCGACCACGAGCTGATCTGCCTAACGATTCATGGTGGTCTCCACCTTCTAGGATTCGATGATTCGACCGATAATGAACGGGACGAGATGATTCGTTCAATGAACGATCATCTGCGCCGCCTCGAAATGGAGACTGACGAAAACTGGAGCTCGCTACCCCATGGAGGGTGTGCTTGA
- the mltF_1 gene encoding Membrane-bound lytic murein transglycosylase F has product MLTTRLSIGLVALCLTNVTFAQTFSDYLKLRKRYGISQHSSVAALETMVGTRVLEVQGSVKGHVKSGDSATLILESTGGDDLFVEAQPAPDWLMGNEVPARLIIRAHRPHEAGDLRAVLVGAAPEHKVANHEEATRPKTPETIRPAPNRLSGPIGRPKATRNLQLPTSEVLPYYAAFIKKRNPRLSNEEAIRIAHAVIGFSIRYGVDARLVMAMVLVESGFNPNATSRKGAMGLGQLMPSTAKSMGVNNAYDSVDNLFGTVRLVRGHLEKYYNQTGGDGFESLVLALAAYNAGGGAVRRHGGVPPYRETQNYVKKVIATYRALSGQ; this is encoded by the coding sequence ATGCTAACAACGCGCTTATCGATTGGGCTCGTCGCACTTTGCCTGACCAACGTCACGTTCGCCCAGACGTTTTCCGATTACTTGAAGCTGCGGAAGCGCTACGGCATCAGCCAGCACAGCAGCGTAGCTGCCCTGGAAACCATGGTCGGCACGCGCGTGTTGGAGGTTCAGGGATCGGTGAAGGGCCACGTGAAGAGTGGGGACTCTGCCACGCTGATCTTAGAGTCGACCGGCGGTGACGACCTCTTCGTGGAGGCCCAGCCTGCGCCGGATTGGCTTATGGGCAACGAGGTTCCTGCTCGCCTGATCATCCGTGCGCACCGACCGCACGAGGCCGGGGATCTGCGGGCCGTTCTTGTTGGTGCCGCTCCCGAACACAAAGTGGCAAACCACGAGGAGGCCACGCGCCCTAAGACCCCGGAAACGATTCGTCCGGCACCGAACCGTTTGAGCGGACCGATCGGACGTCCAAAGGCAACACGCAATCTGCAGTTGCCGACGTCGGAAGTCTTGCCCTACTACGCGGCATTCATAAAGAAACGGAACCCACGACTCTCAAACGAAGAGGCAATCCGAATCGCTCACGCCGTAATCGGTTTCAGCATCCGCTACGGCGTCGATGCCCGCCTGGTTATGGCGATGGTGCTCGTGGAGAGCGGGTTCAATCCGAACGCGACAAGCCGGAAGGGAGCGATGGGTCTCGGCCAGCTGATGCCCAGCACGGCGAAATCGATGGGTGTTAACAACGCTTACGACTCAGTGGACAACCTGTTCGGAACGGTAAGGCTCGTCCGCGGGCATCTCGAAAAGTACTACAACCAGACCGGGGGTGACGGCTTCGAGTCACTCGTACTCGCCTTGGCTGCCTACAATGCGGGTGGAGGCGCTGTACGTCGTCACGGTGGCGTGCCGCCCTATCGCGAGACCCAGAATTACGTGAAAAAAGTCATCGCAACCTATCGGGCTCTTTCCGGTCAATGA
- the ndhJ gene encoding NAD(P)H-quinone oxidoreductase subunit J, chloroplastic codes for MSAAAERLDVKRIAEHVPGAILKIKEYRGDVFVCVRKERLRDVISLLKDDPELDYRYFSECLGVDYSAWQHERDLPNRFEVVYNLMSMKSYDRLFIKVGVDDGEEIDTIKDIFLGSEYPEREINDLFGIVFKGNVHEGRFLMPDDWVGFPLRKEYPLGGEDVSFDQDTLGPAVEDISMPHAGESFEGKTGSEDVSGR; via the coding sequence TTGAGCGCAGCCGCGGAGCGCTTGGATGTCAAGCGCATCGCCGAACACGTGCCTGGCGCCATTCTCAAAATTAAGGAGTACCGGGGCGACGTCTTTGTTTGCGTACGTAAGGAGCGTCTGCGTGACGTAATCAGCCTCCTTAAGGACGACCCTGAGCTCGACTACCGATATTTCAGCGAGTGTTTGGGCGTCGATTACAGCGCCTGGCAGCATGAGCGCGACTTGCCGAACCGCTTCGAGGTCGTCTACAACCTCATGTCAATGAAATCCTACGACCGCCTCTTTATCAAGGTCGGGGTCGACGACGGTGAAGAGATCGATACGATCAAGGACATTTTCCTTGGCTCGGAGTACCCGGAGCGCGAGATCAATGACCTGTTCGGCATCGTTTTCAAAGGCAACGTCCATGAAGGACGATTCCTTATGCCGGACGACTGGGTTGGGTTCCCGCTTCGCAAGGAATACCCCTTGGGCGGTGAGGACGTCTCGTTCGACCAGGACACCCTCGGCCCAGCCGTTGAGGATATCTCGATGCCGCACGCCGGCGAAAGCTTTGAAGGCAAAACCGGCTCGGAAGACGTCTCCGGGCGTTAG
- the rny gene encoding Ribonuclease Y → MQEVVKNIAKISGLASKDFRNRLIRATLLTLLGAGIGALLLFHRPWPWESLTFVGMVLVSVSAVVLVRYHLQHSEHPTLEPHILQRIVWLNAILAILGIQLQNYLLGTAELQGSGFLVAGPIVAMTMLVSALAGPSIAVFTQTVVVFLLSLSRATPVDMMGASWLAGAVAAHAVNPLKRRSDLLRAATVQSLAMALLGACISAISTDDARLVLESAGWAALAGIGATSIFWLLVGGEERLFGIVSDWTLLELCSPDHPLIRELCLRAPGTYAHSVMVGQLAESAAREIGANPILCRAMAYFHDVGKIQRPSFFVENQVGENPHDTLSPSLSANIIAAHVRDGLELAREYGLPQTLRDAIAEHHGTTLIAYFYDRARNQAGGEEAVLEQFFRYEGPKPQTKETAILMLADTVEAASRTIPRSNTELLESTVWRLVDDRRADGQLDQCDLTLNELQVIQRAFVHAMGALRHDRVAYPEQESNVPSIETANLRVQRIAQADSDLGD, encoded by the coding sequence ATGCAAGAAGTCGTTAAGAACATAGCCAAAATATCGGGCTTGGCTTCAAAGGACTTCCGCAATCGGTTGATCCGGGCGACGCTGCTCACCCTTCTCGGCGCGGGGATCGGCGCGCTGCTGCTGTTCCACCGGCCGTGGCCGTGGGAAAGCCTGACCTTCGTCGGCATGGTCCTGGTCTCGGTCAGCGCCGTCGTGCTGGTCCGCTACCACCTGCAGCATTCCGAGCATCCGACACTCGAACCCCATATCCTGCAGCGAATTGTATGGCTGAACGCCATCCTGGCCATCCTCGGGATCCAGCTGCAAAACTACCTATTGGGAACGGCCGAGCTGCAAGGCAGTGGGTTTCTGGTAGCTGGGCCGATCGTTGCCATGACGATGCTGGTGTCGGCGCTCGCCGGTCCATCGATCGCGGTTTTCACCCAGACGGTCGTCGTTTTCCTGCTCTCCCTCTCCCGAGCCACCCCTGTCGATATGATGGGTGCGTCTTGGCTTGCCGGGGCGGTTGCGGCCCATGCGGTCAATCCCCTCAAGCGCCGAAGCGACCTCTTGCGAGCGGCAACGGTCCAGTCGCTTGCAATGGCTCTGCTCGGCGCCTGTATCTCGGCGATCTCGACAGACGATGCAAGACTGGTTCTGGAAAGTGCGGGATGGGCTGCTTTGGCCGGCATTGGCGCGACCTCTATCTTCTGGCTGCTCGTGGGCGGGGAAGAGCGGTTATTCGGCATTGTCTCCGACTGGACGCTCCTGGAGCTGTGCAGCCCGGACCATCCCCTAATCAGGGAGTTGTGCCTGCGGGCGCCTGGGACCTATGCCCATAGCGTTATGGTTGGGCAGCTTGCGGAGTCGGCGGCGAGAGAGATCGGCGCCAATCCCATCCTGTGCCGAGCCATGGCTTACTTCCACGACGTCGGCAAGATCCAGCGACCCAGCTTCTTCGTCGAGAACCAGGTAGGTGAGAATCCTCACGACACGCTTTCGCCCAGCCTCAGTGCGAACATAATCGCCGCCCACGTTCGCGACGGGCTGGAGCTCGCGAGGGAGTATGGATTGCCGCAGACCTTGCGCGATGCGATTGCGGAGCACCACGGCACCACGCTGATCGCTTACTTCTATGACCGGGCGCGCAACCAAGCCGGAGGCGAGGAAGCTGTTCTCGAGCAGTTTTTCCGTTATGAGGGACCAAAGCCGCAAACCAAGGAGACGGCGATCCTGATGCTCGCCGATACCGTCGAGGCGGCAAGCCGAACGATTCCTCGGAGCAACACAGAATTGCTCGAATCGACCGTTTGGCGTCTCGTCGATGATCGCCGGGCAGACGGTCAGCTGGACCAATGCGACCTGACGCTCAACGAGCTACAAGTCATCCAGCGGGCATTCGTTCACGCCATGGGCGCGCTAAGACACGACCGAGTCGCCTATCCTGAACAAGAAAGCAATGTCCCCAGCATCGAAACGGCGAATCTTCGTGTACAACGAATCGCACAAGCGGATTCCGACCTTGGCGATTAA
- a CDS encoding hypothetical protein (UPF0053 protein Rv2366c) codes for MKTEPPERLRPTGRVSPFPGLAAVAIVLAMPIFAFAAVGDAQAIGIESESWLWPSLLGFVLSIGLNALATASVTAFELVRPAHQKLFDKESREYRRLDRIICQRGSFVAASQLAGHTFRAWLMLFSFLPSPYLAAQIVGGQPSWLQIIGTAIVISIVATIANLAVGEIAPRGYAASRPARAATLLYPFGAVMVPIFGPIGSVLVRIGGLITSRFGVKAAFILANETEEEIKILVESAEQKGEIETEERQLLHSVFEFGDTIVREVMTPRVDMDAMPIESEPIEVLTLIRESGHSRIPLYEGTDDQILGIIHAKDLLMSMLQEGDGVSLRKLMRPAMFVPENKPLSDLMREMRQNRSQMAVVQDEFGGTAGIVTIEDIVEELVGDIVDEYDVEEPELIKNGAGYIVSGKANLYDVNEEIGSSFHSDQFDTLGGYVFGLFGRQPRLDESIEADGYRFNVKETDGRRVGKLYVEPLPETESVA; via the coding sequence ATGAAAACCGAGCCCCCAGAACGTCTCCGGCCAACCGGCCGCGTATCACCCTTTCCTGGCCTTGCTGCCGTAGCCATCGTCTTGGCGATGCCCATCTTTGCCTTTGCCGCAGTGGGGGACGCTCAGGCGATCGGGATCGAATCCGAATCGTGGCTTTGGCCCTCCCTTCTTGGGTTTGTGCTCTCGATCGGTCTTAATGCGCTGGCTACGGCCTCCGTAACCGCATTTGAACTCGTCAGGCCAGCCCACCAAAAGCTGTTCGACAAGGAGAGCCGGGAATACCGGCGGCTCGACCGGATCATCTGTCAGCGCGGCTCCTTCGTGGCGGCCAGCCAATTGGCCGGTCATACGTTCCGGGCCTGGCTGATGTTGTTCAGCTTCCTCCCCTCGCCGTACCTCGCCGCCCAGATCGTCGGCGGGCAGCCCTCGTGGCTGCAGATCATCGGTACGGCGATCGTGATCAGTATTGTCGCCACGATTGCCAATCTCGCGGTGGGAGAAATCGCACCGCGAGGTTATGCGGCCAGCCGGCCCGCTCGGGCGGCAACGCTGCTGTATCCGTTCGGCGCGGTCATGGTGCCTATTTTTGGCCCGATTGGGAGCGTTCTTGTTCGGATCGGAGGTTTGATTACCAGTCGGTTCGGAGTAAAGGCCGCCTTCATTCTTGCCAACGAAACGGAGGAGGAGATCAAGATCCTGGTCGAGAGCGCCGAGCAGAAGGGCGAGATTGAGACCGAGGAGCGGCAGCTGCTTCACAGCGTGTTTGAATTCGGCGATACCATCGTCAGGGAAGTCATGACGCCCCGCGTCGACATGGACGCGATGCCAATCGAGAGCGAGCCGATCGAGGTCTTGACTCTCATCAGGGAATCGGGCCACTCCCGCATACCTCTCTACGAGGGAACCGACGACCAGATCCTCGGCATCATTCATGCCAAAGACCTGCTGATGTCGATGCTGCAAGAGGGGGACGGCGTTTCGCTCCGGAAGCTGATGCGGCCAGCCATGTTCGTGCCAGAAAACAAGCCACTCAGCGATCTGATGCGCGAAATGCGACAGAACCGAAGCCAGATGGCCGTGGTCCAGGACGAGTTCGGTGGAACCGCCGGCATTGTGACGATCGAGGACATCGTCGAGGAACTGGTCGGTGACATCGTCGACGAATACGATGTCGAGGAGCCCGAGCTGATCAAGAATGGCGCGGGCTACATCGTTAGCGGGAAGGCCAATCTCTACGACGTCAACGAGGAAATTGGCTCCTCGTTCCATAGCGACCAGTTCGATACCCTTGGCGGTTATGTCTTCGGGCTCTTTGGCCGCCAGCCTCGGCTCGATGAGAGCATCGAGGCCGATGGCTACCGATTCAATGTCAAGGAGACCGATGGACGCCGGGTCGGCAAGCTGTATGTCGAACCTCTGCCTGAGACGGAGAGCGTCGCGTAA
- the pepQ gene encoding Xaa-Pro dipeptidase, whose product MSTATGLARLDRFAPLLKDAGVDAYLAASPITMGYLTGFHESGGERFLILALHQDGRRRMICPALSASQASRSGLEDVRSWRDGEDPLSHFRALTEDWKLRSSVIAVDDDLQAKMLLEMQAVLPAALFRPGHEILSKLMRVKDADEIAMMQKAADIADDTFEAIVPRIRVGLTELEVERIILEEMQRRGGKPTFCIAATGPNAAEPHHVSDESVIERGHVLILDFGCSYCGYQSDITRTVAVGEAGDEARKVYDIVYRSHMAGREAIRPGTACQSVDQAARRVIEDAGYGEFFFHRTGHGIGMKGHEEPYIIAGNTLPLEPGHCFSVEPGIYLPGKFGVRVENIVTATPDGYRSLNAEPASEILVVG is encoded by the coding sequence ATGTCGACTGCAACTGGACTCGCGCGCCTCGATCGATTCGCTCCTCTGCTTAAGGACGCCGGAGTCGATGCCTACCTTGCCGCATCTCCCATCACGATGGGGTACCTGACCGGCTTTCACGAGAGCGGCGGCGAGCGCTTCCTCATCCTTGCCCTTCATCAGGATGGAAGGCGCCGTATGATCTGCCCCGCTCTCTCCGCTTCACAGGCATCCCGAAGCGGACTCGAGGATGTCCGGTCGTGGCGAGACGGTGAGGATCCCCTTTCCCATTTCCGGGCGCTGACGGAAGACTGGAAGCTGCGGTCAAGCGTCATCGCGGTCGACGACGACCTGCAGGCCAAGATGCTTCTTGAGATGCAGGCCGTTCTCCCGGCTGCCCTTTTCAGACCCGGGCACGAAATCCTTTCGAAGCTCATGCGGGTCAAGGACGCCGACGAGATTGCGATGATGCAGAAGGCGGCTGACATAGCCGACGATACCTTCGAGGCGATCGTGCCGAGAATTCGAGTGGGCCTGACCGAGCTTGAGGTGGAACGCATCATCCTTGAGGAGATGCAACGCCGCGGCGGCAAGCCCACGTTCTGCATCGCAGCAACCGGTCCGAATGCCGCCGAGCCGCATCACGTCAGTGACGAGAGCGTGATCGAGCGCGGGCACGTGCTCATCCTCGACTTCGGCTGCAGCTACTGCGGTTATCAGAGCGACATCACGAGGACCGTTGCGGTCGGGGAAGCCGGTGACGAAGCCAGGAAGGTTTACGACATCGTTTACCGTTCCCACATGGCCGGTCGAGAAGCGATACGACCAGGCACGGCCTGCCAAAGCGTCGATCAGGCCGCCCGCCGGGTCATCGAGGACGCCGGCTATGGCGAATTCTTCTTCCATCGCACCGGCCATGGCATCGGAATGAAGGGGCACGAGGAGCCCTATATCATTGCCGGCAACACCTTGCCCTTGGAGCCCGGACACTGTTTTAGCGTCGAGCCCGGAATCTATCTGCCCGGCAAGTTCGGCGTTCGTGTTGAGAACATCGTCACGGCTACTCCGGATGGCTATCGCAGCCTGAACGCCGAGCCCGCGAGCGAGATCCTGGTGGTCGGTTAG